One window from the genome of Eucalyptus grandis isolate ANBG69807.140 chromosome 7, ASM1654582v1, whole genome shotgun sequence encodes:
- the LOC104453952 gene encoding 60S ribosomal protein L34, whose product MVQRLTYRKRHSYATKSNQHRVVKTPGGKLVYQTTKKRASGPKCPVTGKRIQGIPHLRPAEYKRSRLSRNRRTVNRAYGGVLSGGAVRERIIRAFLVEEQKIVKKVLKIQKAKDKLASKS is encoded by the exons ATGGTTCAGCGTCTCACGTACCGCAAGCGGCACAGCTATGCCACCAAGTCGAACCAGCACAGGGTCGTGAAGACTCCCG GAGGGAAGCTGGTTTACCAGACCACCAAGAAGAGAGCGAGCGGCCCCAAATGCCCCGTCACCGGCAAGAGGATTCAGGGG ATTCCTCACTTGAGGCCGGCAGAATACAAGAGATCAAGATTGTCTAGAAATCGCAGAACTGTAAACCGGGCATATGGTGGAGTCTTGTCTGGAGGAGCTGTTCGAGAGAG GATCATCAGAGCCTTCTTGGTGGAAGAGCAGAAGATTGTGAAGAAGGTATTGAAGATTCAGAAGGCAAAGGACAAGCTTGCCTCAAAAAGCTAA
- the LOC104453953 gene encoding putative NAC domain-containing protein 94, producing the protein MEDSVDCEKSMDEVMLPGFRFHPTDEELVGFYLKRKIQQRPLSIELIRQLDIYKYDPWDLPKLATTGEKEWYFYCPRDRKYRNSARPNRVTGAGFWKATGTDRPIYSSDGSKCIGLKKSLVFYQGRAAKGVKTDWMMHEFRLPSLTDLSSQNIPAHDSWAICRIFKKTNSTSHRSLAHSYVSTMLPTETTASETANSLFHSQLSPDTPSFSPSPTKTSSSVHIPPHNITPVFDSSSPVPWTNLDFAIISSNLDLNPNHFLFPPLQETTASTASDVSSILQHMSSSMFGDVGRSFESDLNDHQEQFNDGFPLLTLPLEMQVNGAIVGGSGGEEASSLLLRNPSRDEPWEAVRFGGSTYGSDNYLNVGDAWKSNLGWDAMSDLSTYYYPTTKCFT; encoded by the exons ATGGAAGACAGTGTTGATTGTGAGAAATCAATGGATGAGGTGATGCTTCCAGGGTTTAGGTTTCATCCAACAGACGAAGAGCTTGTAGGGTTTTACCTCAAGAGGAAGATCCAACAGCGACCTCTTAGCATTGAGCTCATTCGGCAACTCGACATTTACAAATATGATCCATGGGATCTCCCCA AGTTGGCGACTACCGGAGAGAAAGAGTGGTACTTCTATTGCCCGAGGGACCGGAAATACAGGAACAGCGCAAGGCCGAACCGAGTAACCGGGGCTGGTTTTTGGAAAGCCACTGGGACCGACCGGCCGATCTACTCATCGGATGGGTCCAAGTGCATAGGGCTGAAGAAGTCCCTGGTCTTCTACCAAGGTAGAGCTGCCAAGGGCGTGAAGACCGACTGGATGATGCACGAGTTTCGCCTCCCTTCTCTCACCGACTTGTCTTCCCAAAATATTCCTGCCCAT GACTCGTGGGCAATATGTAGGATTTTCAAGAAAACGAACTCGACCTCCCATAGATCTCTTGCTCACTCTTACGTCTCCACCATGTTACCAACTGAAACCACTGCCTCAGAGACTGCAAACTCACTCTTTCACTCTCAACTAAGCCCAGACACTCCTTCCTTCTCACCATCCCCAACCAAAACTAGCTCCTCCGTTCACATTCCCCCTCACAACATCACTCCTGTTTTCGACTCGTCGTCCCCGGTTCCATGGACTAATCTAGACTTCGCCATCATTTCGTCGAACCTCGACCTGAACCCTAATCACTTCCTCTTCCCACCTCTCCAAGAGACAACCGCCTCAACCGCCTCGGACGTCTCCTCCATTCTTCAGCACATGTCGTCCTCTATGTTCGGAGACGTCGGGAGGAGCTTCGAGTCCGACTTAAATGACCATCAAGAACAGTTCAATGACGGTTTCCCGCTACTGACTCTACCGCTCGAAATGCAAGTGAACGGTGCGATTGTGGGCGGCAGCGGAGGAGAAGAAGCGTCTTCCTTGTTGCTGAGGAACCCTAGCCGCGACGAGCCGTGGGAGGCGGTCCGGTTCGGCGGTTCTACCTACGGTTCGGACAATTATTTGAACGTGGGCGATGCATGGAAGTCAAACTTGGGGTGGGATGCAATGAGTGATTTGTCAACGTATTATTATCCCAccaccaagtgcttcacctaa
- the LOC104453954 gene encoding probable methyltransferase PMT2, giving the protein MARPNSADGRTRTSVQILIVAGLCLFFYALGAWQRSGFGKGDSIALAITNSGADCDVASNLNFETHHGGESETSGESENAKVFEPCNSHFTDYTPCQDQKRAMTFPRENMNYRERHCPPEGEKLHCLIPAPKGYVTPFPWPKSRDYVPYANAPYKALTVEKAIQNWIQYEGSVFRFPGGGTQFPQGADKYIDQLASVIPIDNGTVRTALDTGCGVASWGAYLWSRKVIAMSFAPRDSHEAQVQFALERGVPAVIGVLGTIKMPYPSRSFDMAHCSRCLIQWGSNDGMYLKEVDRVLRPGGYWILSGPPINWRTNYKAWQRPKEELQEEQRKIEEVASLLCWEKKYEKGEIAIWQKRINAESCRARQDDSRATFCKSAEDNDVWYKKMEACVTPYPDVNDSDEVAGGELKPFPQRLYAVPPRIVSGSISGVSVETYQEDSNKWKRHVNAYKKMNKLLDTGRYRNIMDMNARLGGFAAAIESPKLWTMNVVPTIADKSTLGVIYERGLIGIYHDWCEAFSTYPRTYDLIHANGVFSLYNDKCDAEDILLEMDRILRPEGAVIIRDEVDVLIKVKKIVGGMRWDTKMMDHEDGPLVPEKILVAVKQYWVAGGNSTSSH; this is encoded by the exons ATGGCAAGACCAAATTCAGCTGATGGTAGGACTAGGACCTCCGTACAAATACTTATTGTGGCTGGTTTGTGCCTTTTCTTCTATGCGCTCGGTGCCTGGCAACGGAGTGGTTTTGGCAAGGGAGATAGTATAGCTTTGGCAATCACAAACAGTGGCGCAGACTGTGATGTAGCttctaatttgaattttgaaactCATCATGGTGGTGAATCGGAGACTTCTGGCGAATCTGAAAATGCCAAGGTTTTTGAGCCATGCAATTCTCACTTCACTGATTACACACCTTGCCAAGATCAAAAACGTGCCATGACCTTTCCGAGGGAGAATATGAACTACCGGGAGAGACATTGTCCTCCTGAGGGTGAGAAGCTGCACTGTCTTATCCCAGCACCCAAAGGTTATGTAACTCCATTCCCCTGGCCAAAGAGTCGGGACTATGTGCCCTATGCAAATGCACCATACAAAGCTTTGACTGTTGAGAAAGCTATTCAGAACTGGATTCAGTATGAGGGCAGCGTATTTAGGTTCCCAGGTGGTGGGACACAATTTCCTCAGGGAGCAGATAAGTACATAGATCAACTTGCTTCTGTGATACCAATTGACAATGGAACAGTCAGGACTGCACTTGATACGGGTTGTGGG GTCGCAAGCTGGGGTGCATACCTCTGGAGTAGGAAGGTCATTGCCATGTCTTTCGCGCCTAGAGATTCACATGAAGCGCAGGTTCAGTTTGCTCTCGAACGTGGTGTACCTGCTGTCATTGGTGTCCTTGGTACCATAAAGATGCCATATCCTTCAAGGTCCTTTGATATGGCTCACTGCTCTCGGTGCCTAATTCAATGGGGGTCCAATG ATGGAATGTACCTTAAGGAAGTTGATCGAGTTTTGAGACCTGGTGGTTACTGGATTCTTTCAGGTCCTCCAATCAACTGGAGGACCAATTATAAAGCATGGCAACGCCCAAAAGAGGAACTTCAGGAGGAACAGAGGAAGATTGAGGAGGTTGCCAGCCTCCTGTGCTGGGAGAAGAAATACGAAAAAGGCGAAATAGCCATTTGGCAGAAGAGAATAAATGCTGAATCATGCCGTGCTAGGCAAGATGACTCTCGAGCTACTTTCTGCAAGTCTGCAGAAGATAATGATGTGTG GTACAAGAAAATGGAGGCATGTGTAACTCCATATCCTGATGTTAACGATTCAGATGAAGTTGCTGGAGGAGAACTCAAGCCATTTCCACAGAGGTTATATGCTGTCCCTCCGAGAATTGTCAGTGGATCTATTTCTGGAGTTTCTGTTGAGACGTACCAGGAAGACAGCAATAAGTGGAAGAGGCATGTCAATGCCTACAAGAAAATGAATAAGCTTCTTGACACTGGAAGGTATCGCAACATTATGGATATGAATGCCAGGTTGGGAGGCTTTGCTGCAGCTATTGAGTCTCCTAAATTGTGGACGATGAATGTTGTGCCCACAATAGCTGACAAGAGCACTCTTGGTGTCATCTATGAGCGAGGATTGATCGGCATCTATCATGACTG GTGTGAAGCATTCTCCACATATCCAAGGACATACGACCTTATCCATGCCAATGGAGTTTTCAGTCTGTACAACGATAA GTGTGACGCAGAGGACATTCTCCTTGAGATGGATCGAATTCTGCGTCCAGAAGGTGCGGTAATAATCCGTGATGAGGTTGATGTGCTGATTAAAGTGAAGAAGATAGTAGGAGGGATGAGGTGGGACACTAAAATGATGGACCATGAAGATGGTCCGCTTGTCCCAGAAAAGATTTTGGTTGCCGTTAAGCAGTACTGGGTCGCTGGAGGGAACTCAACATCTTCACACTAA
- the LOC104453955 gene encoding protein PHYTOCHROME KINASE SUBSTRATE 1: MAMITLTPSFNPNHPQPYSLEDSTGNNNNNNVRDASFSSYLNNTEESFINKLAQSSGQSLNFKKFHPEEQLYKEEDGEIGVFGAEKYFNGGSDQEECPRISKMGPGPSQSHSQYGEKEDPQPHVTTQMVKPKSQSAAPSVRSESSWNSQSGLLQSFLRNPSQRRTNKTSNGKRFLASLGCKCSCSGKGSVDVDDHVGEISFGTNTTSSALQAKPSKKMPILDPWMTEEMRKKENLFTPSSLKQVPVDLPVIKTPFLEEEELPKKSLEVFGSPVYDKIKNSFSLEKRLTMLSWDGTNAIPRKEGLSEVSASSNGVGVGVGAYNGVDCDSDASSDLFEIESLTGKVNSYLTRQASDATNSDCINCTTRYAPSEASIEWSVVTASAADVSVMSDYSEAPITSPARTALTANKAGRGRSDAPGWRRSSTLLGCKSQKAVQVAEDAYRTSDRSPRVCRSSDESAQAVKFRAESRLMGIEPKNGQHVDTAACLVPGSHVPNGPKLLYIQ; this comes from the coding sequence ATGGCTATGATTACCTTGACACcatctttcaaccccaatcacccACAACCATATTCCCTGGAAGACAGCAccggcaacaacaacaacaacaacgtcCGTGATGCGTCTTTTTCTTCGTATCTGAACAACACAGAGGAGAGTTTCATAAACAAGCTAGCTCAGAGCAGTGGTCAAAGCCTCAATTTCAAGAAGTTCCATCCGGAGGAGCAGCTTTATAAGGAGGAGGATGGAGAAATTGGAGTGTTTGGAGCTGAAAAGTACTTCAATGGAGGGAGCGATCAGGAGGAGTGTCCAAGAATTTCCAAAATGGGTCCAGGGCCATCCCAGTCCCATTCACAATATGGCGAGAAGGAAGATCCGCAACCTCATGTCACAACACAGATGGTTAAACCGAAATCCCAATCCGCCGCTCCGAGCGTCCGTTCCGAATCGAGCTGGAACAGCCAGAGCGGATTGCTTCAGAGCTTCCTGAGGAATCCTTCTCAGCGCAGGACCAACAAGACAAGCAATGGGAAGAGATTCTTAGCTTCTCTTGGATGCAAATGCTCCTGCTCCGGTAAGGGCTCAGTTGACGTCGATGACCATGTTGGTGAGATCAGTTTCGGCACGAACACTACTTCCAGTGCACTCCAAGCCAAGCCGAGCAAGAAAATGCCAATCTTGGATCCCTGGATGACTGAAGAGAtgcgaaagaaagaaaacctgTTCACTCCAAGCTCTCTCAAGCAAGTACCCGTGGATCTGCCAGTTATAAAGACCCCTTTCCTGGAGGAGGAAGAACTGCCCAAGAAGTCACTGGAGGTTTTCGGGTCCCCGGTGTACGATAAAATAAAGAACTCATTCTCCTTAGAGAAGAGGCTCACAATGTTGTCGTGGGATGGCACTAATGCCATTCCAAGGAAGGAGGGACTTTCTGAAGTTTCCGCAAGCTCCAATggagtcggagtcggagtcggagCCTACAACGGCGTGGACTGTGATAGTGATGCTAGTTCGGACTTGTTCGAGATAGAGAGCCTGACCGGGAAAGTGAATTCGTACCTCACCAGGCAGGCCTCTGATGCAACAAACTCAGATTGCATAAACTGCACAACACGGTATGCACCGAGTGAAGCGAGCATTGAATGGAGCGTCGTCACCGCGAGTGCCGCGGATGTCTCGGTCATGTCCGATTATTCAGAAGCCCCCATTACTAGCCCTGCAAGGACTGCTTTAACTGCCAACAAGGCTGGCAGGGGCAGATCCGATGCGCCCGGGTGGCGGCGGTCTAGTACTCTGCTGGGGTGCAAGAGTCAGAAAGCCGTACAAGTAGCCGAAGATGCTTACAGGACTAGCGACAGGTCACCGCGTGTCTGCCGCAGTTCCGACGAGTCCGCTCAGGCAGTGAAGTTCCGGGCTGAGTCGAGGCTCATGGGGATCGAGCCCAAGAATGGACAACACGTGGACACTGCCGCATGCTTGGTTCCTGGCTCGCACGTCCCGAACGGCCCGAAGCTCTTATACATTCAGTGA
- the LOC104453956 gene encoding protein HGH1 homolog, translating into MATEMEELVGFLSSPSPPVKKAAVDIVSGLTGSEDGLQSLATFAKILLPSLARLLSENKEVSQPAAEALVNLSQNSNMASKMVTIGMVKTAMDLLYKPDTSITRLLVMLLVNLTQLDVGIASLLQTGEEKVQGLYVMKLVRSFCRSSNESGDDSFEHVGSILVNISKNEAGRKILLDPKRGLLKQIIRQFDSSSPLRKKGVCGTIRNCCFEAENQLQNLLLVSEFLWPALLLPVAGHKIYAEQDTAKMPPELGTALSIDREPVGDPEIRIQALEAIYLIVLQEAGRRALWSLNGPRILQVGYEDEEDPKVMEAYERIGSLLVDGSGTEESTAEATK; encoded by the exons ATGGCGACTGAGATGGAAGAATTAGTGGGCTTCTTGTCTTCGCCTTCTCCCCCC GTGAAGAAGGCGGCGGTGGACATTGTCAGTGGATTAACTGGAAGTGAGGATGGGTTGCAGTCTCTGGCTACGTTTGCAAAGATTTTACTGCCGTCGTTGGCTCggcttttgagtgaaaataag GAGGTGTCTCAACCAGCGGCAGAAGCTCTTGTAAATCTTTCACAGAATTCTAACATGGCATCCAAGATGGTCACAATAGGAATGGTCAAAACAGCCATGGATTTGTTGTACAAACCAGATACATCAATCACTAGACTACTTGTTATGCTTCTGGTCAATCTTACACAGTTGGATGTTGGTATTGCATCATTGCTCCAG ACAGGAGAAGAGAAGGTGCAAGGATTATATGTGATGAAGCTTGTGAGGTCATTTTGTAGATCCTCCAATGAATCAGGCG ATGATTCATTTGAGCATGTGGGTTCAATCCTGGTaaacatttcaaaaaatgaagCAGGGAGGAAGATTCTACTGGATCCCAAACGAGGTCTCCTTAAGCAGATCATCCGCCAATTTGATTCAAGTAGTCCTTTGCGGAAAAAGGGG GTATGTGGAACTATTCGCAACTGCTGTTTTGAAGCTGAGAATCAACTGCAGAATTTGCTTTTAGTATCCGAGTTTCTTTGGCCTGCTCTTCTTCTGCCTGTTGCTGGCCATAAG ATCTATGCTGAGCAAGATACAGCAAAGATGCCTCCTGAGCTTGGGACTGCATTGTCAATTGACCGGGAGCCAGTTGGTGATCCTGAAATTCGGATCCAAGCACTTGAGGCAATCTATTTAATCGTATTACAG GAAGCGGGGAGGAGAGCCTTGTGGTCTCTCAACGGGCCAAGGATACTTCAAGTAGGTtatgaagatgaggaagatcctAAAGTAATGGAAGCATACGAGCGGATTGGCTCTTTG CTTGTTGATGGTAGTGGAACAGAGGAATCGACCGCTGAAGCAACCAAGTAG